A single genomic interval of Antarcticibacterium arcticum harbors:
- a CDS encoding O-acetylhomoserine aminocarboxypropyltransferase/cysteine synthase family protein, which yields MSTQKFATNALHAGHDVTANGGTRAVPVYQTTSYVFKNSDHAANLFSLAEQGNIYTRINNPTNDILEQRLAALEGGIAAVVTASGTAAINTALLTLLRSGDHIVASSSLYGGTYNLFNVTLPRFGITTTFVDPSRPENFKKAAKENTRIFFVESLGNPKLDVLDLKEISKYAREHKVPLFVDNTVATPALLNPIEHGADIVIHSLTKYINGNGTSLGGVIIDAGNFDWANGKFPEFTEPSAGYHGLVYHEALENAAFIAKVRIEGLRDHGAALSPFNAFQILQGLETLEIRIKKHSENALALAKWLKLQPEVKWVNYPGLEDSPYFDLAKKYLPEGQSGLVTFGVEGGFDSAKIVADETNIFSLVANIGDTKSLIIHPASTTHQQLSEEQQESTGVTKDLIRLSVGLEDLEDLKQDLQQAFSKIGKKVLH from the coding sequence ATGAGCACACAAAAATTTGCAACAAATGCACTGCACGCAGGACACGATGTAACTGCCAACGGAGGGACCAGAGCTGTACCCGTTTACCAAACCACATCCTATGTATTCAAAAATTCAGACCATGCGGCAAACCTCTTTTCCCTGGCTGAACAGGGAAATATTTACACCCGTATCAACAATCCTACAAATGATATTCTCGAGCAACGCCTGGCGGCTTTGGAAGGGGGTATTGCAGCGGTAGTTACGGCTTCGGGAACTGCGGCTATAAACACCGCCCTGCTTACACTCTTAAGATCTGGTGACCATATTGTAGCATCAAGCAGTTTATATGGGGGCACATACAACCTGTTCAATGTGACCCTGCCCCGCTTTGGGATCACCACAACATTTGTAGATCCATCCAGGCCTGAGAATTTCAAAAAAGCTGCAAAGGAGAATACCAGGATATTTTTTGTGGAATCCCTTGGAAATCCGAAACTGGATGTTTTGGACCTTAAGGAAATTTCTAAATATGCCAGGGAGCACAAAGTCCCACTCTTCGTGGATAATACGGTAGCTACGCCGGCATTACTAAACCCAATTGAACACGGGGCCGATATTGTAATACATTCCCTCACCAAATATATCAATGGAAACGGAACCAGCCTGGGTGGAGTGATCATTGACGCAGGAAATTTCGACTGGGCCAATGGTAAGTTTCCGGAGTTTACAGAGCCATCTGCCGGATATCATGGGCTAGTGTATCATGAAGCGCTTGAGAATGCAGCCTTCATTGCCAAGGTGAGGATCGAAGGCCTTCGCGATCATGGTGCGGCTTTGAGTCCGTTCAATGCTTTCCAGATCCTGCAGGGGCTGGAAACCCTGGAAATAAGAATTAAAAAGCACAGTGAGAATGCGCTTGCCCTCGCAAAATGGCTTAAGCTACAACCCGAAGTAAAATGGGTAAATTATCCCGGGCTTGAAGATAGCCCCTACTTTGATCTGGCCAAAAAATACCTGCCTGAAGGACAAAGCGGACTTGTAACTTTTGGGGTTGAAGGCGGATTTGACTCAGCAAAAATTGTAGCCGATGAAACCAACATTTTTTCCCTGGTCGCAAATATTGGGGACACCAAATCCCTCATTATTCATCCTGCCAGTACTACGCATCAACAATTAAGTGAGGAGCAACAGGAGTCTACGGGAGTGACTAAAGACCTAATCCGGCTTTCGGTAGGCCTGGAAGACCTGGAAGATCTTAAACAGGACCTGCAACAGGCGTTCTCTAAAATTGGCAAAAAAGTGTTGCATTAA
- the metK gene encoding methionine adenosyltransferase, translated as MAYLFTSESVSEGHPDKVADQISDTLLDNFLAFDENSKVACETLVTTGQVVLAGEVRSNTYLDVQNIAREVINDIGYTKGAYKFSGDSCGVISLIHEQSQDINQGVDRENKEEQGAGDQGMMFGYATKETANYMPLALDISHKILIELAKLRREDKDITYLRPDSKSQVTIEYSDDNVPQRIDSIVVSTQHDEFDEDDERMLDKIKKDIVEILIPRVKAQLPEYVQKLFNDEIEYHINPTGKFVIGGPHGDAGLTGRKIIVDTYGGKGAHGGGAFSGKDPSKVDRSAAYAARHIAKNLVAAGLADEILVQVSYAIGVVEPTSIYVDTYGKSHIKMTNGEVSRKVAEIFDMRPAAIEKRLKLRNPIYRETSAYGHMGKEPRTITKVFESPYNGKITREVELFTWEKLDYVDKVKEAFGLN; from the coding sequence ATGGCCTATTTATTTACTTCAGAAAGTGTTTCTGAAGGACACCCGGATAAAGTCGCTGACCAGATAAGCGATACCCTACTTGATAATTTTTTAGCTTTTGATGAAAACTCTAAAGTTGCCTGCGAAACCCTCGTGACTACAGGACAGGTGGTGCTTGCAGGAGAAGTAAGAAGCAATACATACCTCGATGTGCAAAACATTGCGCGGGAAGTAATTAATGATATTGGTTATACAAAGGGAGCTTACAAATTCAGCGGGGATTCCTGCGGAGTAATCTCGCTTATTCACGAACAATCCCAGGATATCAACCAGGGCGTAGACCGTGAGAACAAAGAAGAACAAGGCGCGGGAGACCAGGGAATGATGTTTGGTTATGCCACTAAAGAAACCGCAAATTATATGCCCCTCGCCCTGGACATCTCTCATAAGATCCTTATTGAACTTGCAAAACTGCGCCGGGAGGATAAGGATATCACTTATTTGAGGCCAGATTCCAAGAGCCAGGTAACTATTGAATACAGCGATGACAACGTACCTCAACGTATAGATTCCATTGTGGTTTCTACACAACATGATGAATTTGATGAGGATGATGAGCGCATGTTGGACAAGATCAAAAAAGATATCGTTGAAATCCTTATCCCGAGGGTAAAGGCACAGTTGCCCGAGTACGTCCAGAAGCTTTTTAATGACGAGATCGAGTACCACATTAACCCAACCGGAAAATTTGTAATTGGTGGTCCTCACGGGGATGCCGGGCTTACCGGCAGGAAAATAATTGTTGACACCTACGGGGGCAAAGGCGCGCATGGCGGCGGGGCTTTTTCCGGCAAAGATCCAAGTAAAGTTGACCGTTCAGCTGCTTATGCAGCAAGACATATAGCTAAAAACCTGGTTGCCGCCGGCCTGGCAGATGAGATCCTGGTCCAGGTATCTTATGCCATTGGAGTGGTAGAGCCTACTTCTATTTATGTAGATACCTATGGTAAATCCCACATTAAAATGACCAATGGGGAGGTCTCGAGAAAAGTGGCCGAGATCTTTGATATGCGCCCTGCGGCAATTGAAAAAAGACTTAAGCTGCGCAATCCTATTTACCGGGAAACATCGGCTTATGGCCATATGGGGAAAGAACCCCGCACTATCACTAAAGTGTTTGAAAGTCCTTATAACGGAAAGATCACCAGGGAAGTGGAACTCTTTACCTGGGAAAAACTGGATTATGTAGACAAAGTAAAAGAGGCTTTTGGTTTAAATTAG
- a CDS encoding acyl-CoA dehydrogenase family protein — translation MSIFGKVKNTINLLKSIDMDQLSKISRTIDLPDAMNALGALDEDQLKGLMKMLKTKRRKGQSDLPPIDGDFYNLDLKLTPEQRALQLKVRNFMEDEVRPLVNDHWNRAKFPFEIIEKFAKLGITGVPYEGYGCPNMSFLMEGIIAQEIARVDVSISTFFGVHSGLAMGSIYLCGSDAQKEEWLPKMQKLEAIGAFGLTEPNVGSGVAGGMETTCRFDGENWVLNGQKKWIGNATFSDVTVIWARDEDTNQVKGFLVRAKENPGYKAEKMEDKMALRIVQNAIITLTDCIVPERDRLKHANSFKDTAKVLKMTRAGVAWQAVGCARGAYESALKYTKKREQFGRPIASYQLIQNHLVEMLSNLTAMQTMVFRLSEMQDQGMLTDEHASLAKVYCSMRTRDVVSRAREVMGGNGILLEYDVARFVADAEAIYSYEGTKEINSLIVGRAITGYSAFVN, via the coding sequence ATGTCAATTTTCGGAAAAGTAAAGAATACCATTAATCTTTTAAAGTCTATAGACATGGACCAGCTTTCTAAAATAAGCAGGACCATAGATCTTCCAGATGCAATGAACGCCCTGGGAGCACTGGATGAAGACCAGCTGAAGGGATTAATGAAAATGTTGAAAACCAAACGCCGCAAAGGGCAGAGTGACCTCCCTCCCATTGATGGCGATTTTTATAACCTGGACCTGAAACTTACCCCGGAACAACGTGCCCTGCAATTGAAAGTGCGCAATTTTATGGAAGATGAGGTAAGGCCACTGGTAAATGATCACTGGAACCGGGCTAAATTTCCATTTGAGATCATTGAAAAATTCGCAAAACTGGGTATCACCGGGGTACCGTATGAAGGCTATGGATGCCCAAATATGTCATTTTTAATGGAAGGGATCATCGCCCAGGAAATCGCGAGAGTTGATGTTTCCATCTCTACATTTTTTGGGGTACACAGCGGGCTGGCAATGGGATCTATTTACCTTTGCGGCAGCGATGCCCAGAAGGAGGAATGGCTTCCCAAAATGCAAAAACTGGAAGCCATAGGCGCATTTGGGCTTACTGAACCTAATGTAGGTTCGGGCGTGGCTGGAGGGATGGAAACCACCTGCCGCTTTGACGGGGAGAACTGGGTGCTCAACGGACAAAAAAAATGGATAGGAAATGCCACTTTTTCTGATGTTACCGTGATATGGGCCAGGGATGAAGACACCAATCAGGTAAAAGGCTTCCTGGTGCGCGCGAAAGAAAATCCCGGCTATAAAGCCGAAAAAATGGAAGATAAGATGGCCCTGCGTATTGTACAAAATGCCATTATCACTTTGACGGATTGTATAGTGCCCGAAAGGGACCGGCTCAAGCATGCCAATTCTTTCAAAGATACCGCAAAAGTGCTTAAAATGACCCGTGCCGGAGTCGCATGGCAGGCCGTGGGCTGTGCACGGGGAGCGTATGAAAGCGCTCTGAAATACACCAAAAAAAGGGAGCAGTTTGGCCGTCCTATAGCATCCTATCAATTGATACAAAACCATCTGGTAGAAATGCTATCCAATCTTACCGCTATGCAAACTATGGTTTTTCGCCTTTCGGAAATGCAGGACCAGGGAATGCTTACAGATGAGCACGCGTCCCTGGCAAAAGTCTATTGCAGTATGAGAACAAGAGATGTGGTAAGCCGTGCCCGGGAAGTTATGGGCGGGAACGGGATCCTCCTGGAATATGATGTGGCCCGTTTTGTGGCCGATGCTGAGGCCATCTACAGTTATGAAGGGACCAAAGAAATTAATTCCCTTATTGTAGGCCGTGCCATCACAGGCTACAGTGCCTTTGTGAATTAA
- a CDS encoding 2-hydroxyacid dehydrogenase encodes MSVLVISPGRDPEVWAKELRNQHPGMNVYVYPEDHEKEEVEFAVSWKHPRGIFKNYPNLKVIASMGAGVDHITSDPEIPEHIKITRVIDEDLSSDMSAFVLGLILDHMRNISLHHSSKKWEPKKYQRIRDVKVGILGMGVLGTAVAKSLQLNGFQVSGWANSTREQEEIKIYSGADQMEDLLRETSVLVNLLPLTPQTENILNKDLFQKLPKGAYVINVARGEHLNEHDLLEMIDSGHLSGASLDVFRKEPLPEEHPFWAHSKIQITPHIASITNPGSVVPQIIENYERMTEEEELMNVVERQKGY; translated from the coding sequence ATGTCAGTTTTAGTTATAAGCCCGGGAAGAGATCCTGAAGTTTGGGCAAAAGAGTTGAGGAATCAGCATCCGGGGATGAATGTTTATGTGTATCCCGAAGATCATGAAAAGGAGGAGGTGGAATTTGCCGTTTCCTGGAAACACCCGCGTGGGATCTTCAAGAATTACCCAAACCTTAAGGTAATCGCTTCAATGGGCGCCGGGGTAGACCATATTACCAGTGATCCCGAAATTCCTGAGCATATTAAGATCACCAGGGTGATAGATGAAGACCTTTCCTCAGATATGAGCGCTTTTGTTCTCGGATTGATCCTAGATCATATGCGAAATATATCCCTGCACCACTCCAGTAAAAAATGGGAGCCAAAAAAGTACCAACGAATAAGAGATGTGAAGGTAGGCATCCTGGGAATGGGGGTTTTAGGAACAGCAGTGGCCAAATCCCTCCAATTAAATGGTTTCCAGGTCTCAGGCTGGGCCAATTCTACGAGGGAGCAGGAAGAGATAAAAATATACAGCGGTGCAGACCAAATGGAAGATCTTTTGAGAGAAACATCTGTTTTAGTAAACCTGTTACCCCTTACCCCTCAAACCGAGAATATCCTGAACAAGGACTTATTTCAAAAATTACCCAAAGGGGCCTACGTTATTAATGTAGCCCGGGGAGAACATCTCAATGAACACGACCTGCTGGAAATGATAGACAGCGGACATCTAAGCGGTGCAAGCCTTGATGTTTTCAGGAAAGAACCCCTGCCGGAGGAGCATCCTTTCTGGGCACATTCAAAGATCCAAATTACCCCGCACATTGCCAGTATCACCAATCCGGGTTCTGTTGTGCCTCAAATTATTGAAAACTACGAGCGTATGACCGAAGAGGAGGAACTTATGAATGTGGTAGAAAGGCAAAAAGGTTATTAA
- a CDS encoding universal stress protein: MRELKNILVAIDFNDSVGDLLGYAEGLALKFEAKIWVVHVAEPNPDFVGYEAGPQYIRDLKADEFKEEHRKLQTISTAFVGEDVDCEALLIQGSTVETLLDEANKLNADLIILGTHKHSFFYNLFSESVSLEIFKKANIPVMAIPIDEDEE; encoded by the coding sequence ATGAGAGAGCTTAAGAACATTCTTGTAGCCATAGATTTTAATGATTCAGTAGGAGATCTTTTGGGGTATGCCGAAGGTCTCGCGTTAAAATTTGAAGCTAAAATATGGGTTGTGCACGTGGCAGAACCAAATCCCGATTTTGTGGGCTATGAAGCGGGACCACAGTACATACGAGACTTAAAAGCCGATGAATTCAAAGAAGAACACAGGAAACTTCAAACCATAAGCACTGCTTTTGTGGGCGAAGATGTAGATTGTGAAGCATTACTTATACAAGGCTCTACCGTGGAAACCCTGCTGGACGAAGCCAACAAGCTTAATGCAGATCTTATAATATTAGGTACGCATAAACACAGTTTCTTTTATAATCTTTTTTCTGAAAGTGTTTCGCTTGAGATCTTTAAAAAGGCAAATATCCCGGTGATGGCGATACCCATAGATGAGGATGAGGAATAA
- a CDS encoding DUF2141 domain-containing protein: MKISLPALFLFLCSSFLMNAQNHIEVEITNFKSNKGVAYIGLYDSENSFLNTAFKGEKLTIKNNKVVYTFKDIPAGNYAISAFHDEDENGELSTNFLGIPKESYGASNNAPSRFGPPKWKDARFRVTAGETVYQKIEL, from the coding sequence ATGAAAATATCATTGCCGGCATTATTCCTTTTTTTGTGTAGCAGCTTTCTTATGAATGCTCAAAACCATATTGAAGTCGAGATCACCAATTTTAAGTCCAATAAGGGGGTCGCTTACATTGGCTTATATGATTCAGAGAATTCCTTTTTAAATACCGCTTTTAAAGGGGAAAAGTTGACAATTAAAAATAATAAGGTGGTATACACTTTTAAGGATATTCCTGCAGGGAATTATGCTATCTCGGCGTTTCATGATGAAGATGAAAACGGGGAACTCAGCACTAATTTTTTAGGGATTCCTAAAGAATCGTATGGGGCTTCGAACAATGCTCCTTCCCGTTTTGGGCCGCCAAAATGGAAAGATGCACGGTTTAGGGTCACCGCCGGTGAGACTGTGTACCAAAAGATCGAACTCTGA
- a CDS encoding GNAT family N-acetyltransferase, which translates to MPDHHTFKTQRLMLRPTAPEDAAFIFELLNTPKWLQFIGDRKVSSIEAAGEYIREKMLPQLERLGFSNYTVLRKEDGAKLGTCGLYDRQGVEGIDIGFAFLPEYEKKGYAFEACSELMRAAREDLGLTHINAITDKDNFASQKLVEKLGLGFTKTLRLPGEEKEVLFYEKSLEKEK; encoded by the coding sequence ATGCCAGATCACCACACCTTTAAGACACAAAGACTTATGCTCCGGCCAACCGCGCCGGAGGATGCTGCCTTTATTTTCGAACTGCTCAATACCCCAAAATGGTTGCAATTCATAGGAGACCGGAAGGTGAGCTCTATAGAAGCAGCGGGAGAATACATTCGCGAAAAGATGCTGCCGCAACTGGAGCGGCTGGGATTTTCCAATTACACCGTGTTGAGAAAGGAAGATGGGGCAAAGCTAGGCACCTGCGGCCTCTATGACCGGCAGGGGGTAGAAGGAATTGATATTGGGTTTGCGTTTCTTCCCGAATATGAGAAGAAAGGTTATGCGTTTGAAGCCTGCAGTGAATTGATGCGGGCTGCACGGGAAGACTTAGGCCTTACCCATATAAATGCTATTACAGATAAAGATAATTTTGCGTCCCAAAAATTGGTGGAAAAACTCGGCCTGGGCTTTACCAAAACTTTACGCCTTCCGGGGGAGGAGAAAGAGGTGCTGTTTTATGAGAAAAGCCTGGAGAAGGAAAAGTAA